The DNA segment CGGTTTCAGAAAGATTGTTTTCAGCAGCGATCTTCTGCATCAACTCATCGGAAAGCCACTCGTAAAGAGGCACGACAGCAGCCGGATTACCGTTGAAGACTTCATCGGCAAAAGCATCAACCTGATAAAGATCGAGTTCCATGGCATCTCCTTTGTTAGAAGGTCTGCTTGAACAGATCATCGGCAGAACCGGGTCCTCCCCCTGTCGAGCCACCGCTAGTTGACATCTCCGTCGGCTCTGTCCCCACCTTGAATGGCAGGAAAAATTCCGTCTTGGAACTGGGGGAAGCAAGCTTTCCAGTTGCTCCGTCTACTCGAACCATAACAATACCTGGCGGCTGAGTGAAGTCCTGATATGGAAAATCCGCTTCGACCTTCTTTCGGTAATCCACCCATATGGGACTCGCGGCACGAGAACCTGTCTCCCACTTACCCATGGGTTTGAGTTCGTCAAAACCGACGAAGACACCAGTCAAAAGATATGGTGAATACCCCATGAACCAGGCATCCTGTTCGTTATTGGATGTTCCGGTCTTCCCGGCAATGGGACGTTTGAGCACCTTGGCACGCCACCCTGTCCCGTTCTGGACCACCTGTTTCATAAGCGAGGCCATGATATAGGCAGTCTGTGGACTAATAGCATCCACAGCTTCAGGGGCAGAAGCAAACATTTCCTCCCCCCAGGCCGAAGTCACCGACAACACTGTACGAGGTTTGACGTAGGAACCGCCGCGGGCAAATGCGGTATAGGCTTCGCATAAATCCATCAAAGTCACGACTGCGGAACCAAGCGCTACGGAAAGATCTTCAGGAAAGTCAGTCTCGATTCCCATAGCCTTGGCTCTTTCAATAATCTTTCTGATCCCAATTTTCTGGGCAATACGGATGGTAACGAGATTCTTGGATTTGACCAAAGCCGTCCGTAACAAGGTCGGTCCCTCGAAAGTTCCTTCAAAATTTTCAGGACGCCACAGCTTGCCTTGCTCATTATTCGCATACACAATGGGCGCATCGAGAATAATGGATGCGGGGGTAAAGCCATTATCGATAGCCGTGGAATAGACAATGGGCTTGAAAGCCGACCCAGGCTGTCTATGTGCTTGCGTCGCCCTGTTAAACTGACTTTTATGAAAAGAATACCCACCGACAAGCGCCAGTACTTCACCTGTTTCCGGCTTGATGGAAACCATAGCTCCTTCGACCAGAGGCTCCCGCTCCATATCAAGTTCCCATATCCCCTCCGGCGCATCAGGTGCTTTGGAAACAGTCACCCAGATGACATCTCCTTTCTTGAGAACCCGGCGTGCATCCGAAGGATTGGGGACATCCTCATGGCTCTTCCTGATATCCGGCTTACGAACCCACCACATGGCCCTGAGGGGAATTATCCCTTGATATTTCCCGAATCGAACATAAGCCTTATCTTTTTCGACTTTGGAAACCCACCCTTTCATGGGGGTATCCTTTTCCATGATACCATCTGTATCCTGTGGACCTTCTTCCAGAACCCGACTGACATCGCCAGCACTCACATTTTCAATAGGACCAAGCCAACCGCGCCGTTTTGCAGAATTGAGCAGCCCACGTCTGACTGCTTTTTCCGCCGCGACCTGATGCTTGAGATCACATGCGGTGGTGACATTCAATCCCCCTTCATAAACGACATCCTCACCATATTGATCAATGAGCCACCGACGGACTTCCTCAAGATAATAGGCCCCGGCATGCCATGATGGGTCAGGCATAGATTGTAGGGTAATCTCTTCTGCCATGGCATCATCATACTGGGCTTGGGTAATCCAATTTTGGGCCCGTAGTTGCTGCAGGACATACCGTTGACGCTGCTTTGCAAGATCCCAATTCCTATAGGGATTATAGCGACTCGGAGCCTGGGGCAATCCCGCGAGCATGGCCGATTCTGCGACCGTCAGGTCTTTGGCGTGTTTCGCAAAGTATGTCCTGGCTGCGGCTTCTACCCCGTAGGAATGGGCACCAAGAAAAATCTGATTCAGATAAATAGTAAGAATCTCTTCCTTAGTCAGATAATTCTCTAGGCGAAAGGCGAGAATGGCTTCTTTCAGCTTGCGTTTGTAGCTTCGCTCCGGTGTCAGAAGCAAACGCTTGATGATTTGCTGCGTGATGGTCGACCCACCCTGCTTGGTATGTCCAGCCCGCAGATTGGCAATAAAGGCACGAGATATGGCCGTCAGATCAACACCGTCATGTTCGTAAAAACTCGCATCTTCGGCAGCGAGAAAAGCCTTGGGCAACCAAGGCGACATCTGATCGAGTGTGACCAAAAACCGTTTCTCTTTGTAAAAATATCCAAGGACCTGATTATCCTTGGCATAGACCGTC comes from the Pseudodesulfovibrio piezophilus C1TLV30 genome and includes:
- a CDS encoding penicillin-binding protein 1A; amino-acid sequence: MKIMKILFITSLVCLFLGLAGAFGLYNWASRELPGFKKITDYRPPLVTTVYAKDNQVLGYFYKEKRFLVTLDQMSPWLPKAFLAAEDASFYEHDGVDLTAISRAFIANLRAGHTKQGGSTITQQIIKRLLLTPERSYKRKLKEAILAFRLENYLTKEEILTIYLNQIFLGAHSYGVEAAARTYFAKHAKDLTVAESAMLAGLPQAPSRYNPYRNWDLAKQRQRYVLQQLRAQNWITQAQYDDAMAEEITLQSMPDPSWHAGAYYLEEVRRWLIDQYGEDVVYEGGLNVTTACDLKHQVAAEKAVRRGLLNSAKRRGWLGPIENVSAGDVSRVLEEGPQDTDGIMEKDTPMKGWVSKVEKDKAYVRFGKYQGIIPLRAMWWVRKPDIRKSHEDVPNPSDARRVLKKGDVIWVTVSKAPDAPEGIWELDMEREPLVEGAMVSIKPETGEVLALVGGYSFHKSQFNRATQAHRQPGSAFKPIVYSTAIDNGFTPASIILDAPIVYANNEQGKLWRPENFEGTFEGPTLLRTALVKSKNLVTIRIAQKIGIRKIIERAKAMGIETDFPEDLSVALGSAVVTLMDLCEAYTAFARGGSYVKPRTVLSVTSAWGEEMFASAPEAVDAISPQTAYIMASLMKQVVQNGTGWRAKVLKRPIAGKTGTSNNEQDAWFMGYSPYLLTGVFVGFDELKPMGKWETGSRAASPIWVDYRKKVEADFPYQDFTQPPGIVMVRVDGATGKLASPSSKTEFFLPFKVGTEPTEMSTSGGSTGGGPGSADDLFKQTF